From a region of the Sminthopsis crassicaudata isolate SCR6 chromosome 6, ASM4859323v1, whole genome shotgun sequence genome:
- the LOC141547478 gene encoding LOW QUALITY PROTEIN: olfactory receptor 5D18-like (The sequence of the model RefSeq protein was modified relative to this genomic sequence to represent the inferred CDS: inserted 1 base in 1 codon), translating to MLGGLGSGCGGLLVFTAGTLRVGGSSIASSWVSGLSNPLLYTLAMSQKLCALLVTGAYSWGIISSLIFTYSLLVLSFCGTNIINNFLCEYSVILSASCSXRHFSEMILVIFANFNELSTLIIIIMSYLFIFVTVMKMRSTSGRCKAFSTCASHLTAITIFHGTILFLYCVPTSKSSWLIVKVTSVFYTIVIPMLNPIIYSLRNKDVKETLRKLVGTNVFSS from the exons atgCTGGGAGGCCTAGGCTCTGGCTGTGGCGGGCTCCTCGTCTTCACTGCTGGAACTCTCAGAGTTGGAGGATCTTCTATAGCTTCATCTTGGGTCTCAGGTCTCAGTAATCCTCTTCTCTACACACTTGCCATGTCTCAGAAGCTTTGTGCCTTGCTGGTGACAGGGGCATATTCATGGGGAATAATATCTTCCCTGATATTCACATACTCTCTCCTGGTATTGTCTTTTTGTGGGACTAATATTATCAATAACTTCCTTTGTGAATACTCTGTCATCCTCTCTGCTTCCTGTT GTAGACATTTTAGTGAAATGATACTTGTTATCTTTGCTAATTTCAATGAATTAAGCACCCTTATAATCATTATCATGtcctatctttttatttttgtcactgTCATGAAAATGCGTTCTACCAGTGGGAGGTGTAAAGCATTCTCCACTTGTGCCTCCCATCTAACAGCGATCACCATCTTTCATGGGAccattctctttctctactgTGTACCCACTTCCAAAAGCTCATGGCTCATAGTCAAAGTGACTTCTGTTTTTTATACAATAGTGATCCCCATGCTGAATCCCATAATATACAGTTTGAGGAACAAAGATGTGAAGGAAACTCTCAGGAAATTAGTAGGCACCAATGTATTTTCTAGCTGA
- the LOC141547477 gene encoding LOW QUALITY PROTEIN: olfactory receptor 5D18-like (The sequence of the model RefSeq protein was modified relative to this genomic sequence to represent the inferred CDS: deleted 2 bases in 1 codon) encodes MLSHETNQSDVITFILLGFSDNPELQVPLLLVFLAIYIVTVVGNLGMIIIIKINPKLHTPMYFFLSHLSFVDFCYSTVVTPKLLENLAVADKTISFKECITQFFFACTFVVTETFVLAVMAYDRVVAISNPLKYTVVMSQTLCILLVTGAYVWAIISSLVVTSCLLSLSFCPFSILNNFVCEYSVILSASCSDTYISEMLLFTFATFNEVSTLVIILTSYLFIFVTVLQMHSVSGRRKAFSTCTSHFLAISIYHGTILFLYCVPRSQNLKEEIKVASVFYTVLIPMLNPLIYSLRNKDVKETVIKIVSWESDWYSTK; translated from the exons ATGTTGAGCCATGAAACAAATCAAAGCGATGTGATCACATTTATCCTCTTAGGTTTTTCTGATAATCCAGAGCTTCAAGTCCCACTATTGCTGGTGTTCCTTGCTATTTATATTGTGACTGTGGTGGGGAATCTGGGAATGATTATCATCATCAAGATCAACCCCAAACTCCACACTCCTATGTACTTTTTCCTCAGCCATTTGTCCTTTGTGGATTTCTGTTATTCTACTGTTGTTACTCCCAAGCTGCTAGAAAACTTGGCTGTGGCAGACAAAACTATATCCTTCAAGGAGTGTATCACCCAGTTCTTTTTTGCTTGCACCTTTGTGGTAACAGAAACATTCGTGTTGGCAGTGATGGCCTACGATCGGGTTGTAGCCATTTCTAATCCCTTGAAGTACACAGTTGTCATGTCCCAGACACTTTGCATCCTACTGGTGACAGGAGCATATGTATGGGCCATTATCTCTTCACTTGTAGTCACTTCCTGCCTcctttcattatctttttgtcCATTTAGCATCCTGAATAATTTTGTCTGTGAATATTCTGTCATTCTCTCTGCTTCCTGCTCTGATACTTATATTAGTGAAATGCTTCTTTTTACCTTTGCTACCTTCAATGAAGTGAGTACACTTGTAATCATCCTTACCTCTTATCTCTTTATCTTTGTTACTGTCCTGCAGATGCATTCAGTGAGTGGGAGGCGTAAAGCCTTCTCCACATGCACTTCACATTTCCTGGCTATCTCTATTTATCATGGGacaattcttttcctttattgtgTGCCCAGGAGTCAAAACTTAAAAGAGGAGATCAAAGTAGCTTCAGTCTTTTATACAGTC TTAATTCCTATGCTGAACCCCCTGATCTACAGTCTGAGAAACAAAGATGTGAAGGAAACT gtcattaaaatagtttcttgggagtctgattggtatagcactaaataa